The following are encoded in a window of Salinibacter grassmerensis genomic DNA:
- a CDS encoding DUF5687 family protein yields the protein MTLLDVLRHRWTRWRRSTTLGRSLLTTVLVVLAGVHVGGWAVALGWFYPDIVAEVFPGRDPLRLLNEHLLSGMAGLVGARFVLQRFDAGAWRSLLCLPVRRATLARAIQVTSAISLLTLVPLLGLAALAARTVASGTSPLGVALWTAAALLAVGMTHFACVWLRVAWIRRRWSGFLGASAVVLGLVGGDFLGATVIQEASAWLFGGPLRGSIGALLVLAVGTVTLAVVSTAALRRYTYESVGGPDRTDRRRRFSVDIEGREGLSSLVFLEGALIFRNRGPREQLLIGSGTLAFFVYLIVRDALSVFSVGMAPFLIGLLLSVAYGQFAFAWHGKHFDGLLVRVSPGRLVRGTLVVLTGLAAGPLILAMPVVAWADPFLAAPMAAFALYHAGITVPTIVGTGILWNRNWVNPEQSRFTFSGGPIRGMVLMALLSVPPVLLGLGGIPVLLSGVAVLGGLGLGTVSLWRPRLEAMLRRRRHAMLRGFRGGWLSPHEWHW from the coding sequence ATGACGCTTCTCGATGTGCTGCGCCACCGGTGGACGCGGTGGCGGCGCTCAACGACCCTGGGCCGCAGTCTCCTGACGACGGTCCTCGTTGTGCTGGCCGGGGTACACGTCGGGGGCTGGGCTGTGGCTCTCGGGTGGTTCTATCCGGACATCGTGGCGGAGGTATTTCCAGGCCGAGACCCGCTCCGTCTCCTAAACGAACACCTGTTGAGTGGGATGGCCGGTCTCGTTGGCGCTCGGTTCGTCCTACAACGGTTCGACGCGGGGGCGTGGCGTTCTCTGCTCTGCCTGCCGGTGCGTCGGGCAACGCTGGCACGTGCCATCCAGGTCACGTCGGCGATCAGCCTTCTTACCCTGGTTCCCCTCCTCGGCCTCGCGGCGCTCGCCGCGCGCACTGTCGCCTCGGGCACCTCTCCCCTCGGGGTGGCCCTCTGGACCGCCGCCGCGCTGCTAGCGGTGGGGATGACGCACTTTGCATGCGTGTGGCTCCGCGTGGCGTGGATCCGTCGGAGGTGGTCCGGGTTTCTCGGTGCGAGTGCCGTGGTCCTCGGACTGGTTGGGGGCGATTTTCTTGGGGCAACGGTGATCCAGGAGGCGTCGGCGTGGCTTTTTGGCGGGCCGTTGCGTGGAAGCATAGGGGCGCTCCTGGTGCTCGCCGTCGGGACGGTTACCTTGGCCGTCGTCTCCACGGCGGCCCTGCGCCGGTACACGTACGAGAGCGTAGGCGGGCCGGACCGTACCGACCGGCGCCGTCGCTTTTCGGTCGACATTGAAGGTCGAGAAGGGCTTTCGTCGCTCGTGTTCTTGGAAGGCGCTCTCATCTTCCGGAATCGCGGACCCCGCGAGCAACTTCTCATTGGGAGCGGCACACTTGCGTTCTTTGTCTACCTGATCGTGCGGGACGCTCTTTCCGTATTCTCGGTTGGGATGGCTCCGTTCCTGATCGGCCTGCTATTGTCGGTCGCGTACGGCCAGTTTGCGTTCGCCTGGCACGGAAAGCACTTCGATGGCCTGCTGGTGCGCGTGTCGCCGGGACGGCTCGTTCGGGGGACGCTCGTCGTGCTCACGGGACTCGCCGCGGGGCCGCTCATTCTCGCGATGCCGGTGGTGGCGTGGGCGGATCCGTTTCTCGCAGCACCGATGGCCGCCTTTGCGCTCTATCACGCGGGGATCACCGTCCCTACGATAGTGGGGACCGGCATTCTCTGGAATCGGAACTGGGTGAACCCGGAGCAAAGCCGATTTACGTTTTCGGGCGGTCCCATACGAGGAATGGTGCTCATGGCGCTGCTCAGCGTGCCGCCGGTCTTGCTGGGCCTTGGAGGCATTCCAGTCCTGCTTTCAGGCGTGGCCGTCCTCGGGGGGCTGGGCCTCGGCACCGTCTCGCTGTGGCGGCCCCGGCTGGAAGCGATGCTCCGGCGTCGCCGCCATGCGATGCTGCGGGGCTTTCGGGGCGGATGGCTCTCTCCGCACGAGTGGCACTGGTAG
- a CDS encoding ABC transporter ATP-binding protein has product MDLKTDSLTKRYDDFELSIPDLTIEPGTTLGLVGNNGAGKTTFLRLVLDLIRADDGQVRLGGDVVADTFDWKTCTGSYLGPSFLIDFLTPDEYWHFVGQTYDLDEATIDERLSRFEDFYVDEPVGETTKYIRDLSTGNKNKAGLVAALLPEPDLLIFDEPFASLDPRSQIQLKELLQERQDDATMLISSHDLGHVTDVSDRIALLEAGQIVRDEPTDPDTLEDLTTYFAEAIRPKEQEPA; this is encoded by the coding sequence ATGGATCTAAAAACCGATTCCCTCACCAAGCGCTACGACGACTTCGAGCTGTCCATCCCCGATCTCACGATCGAGCCGGGGACGACGCTGGGACTGGTCGGCAACAACGGCGCGGGCAAAACGACCTTCCTCCGCCTCGTCCTCGACCTGATCCGCGCCGACGATGGGCAGGTCCGCCTCGGCGGCGACGTAGTGGCCGATACGTTCGACTGGAAGACGTGCACGGGCTCCTACCTCGGCCCCTCGTTCCTCATCGACTTCCTGACGCCGGACGAGTACTGGCACTTCGTGGGGCAGACCTACGACCTCGACGAGGCGACAATCGATGAACGGCTGTCCCGCTTCGAGGACTTCTACGTCGACGAGCCGGTCGGGGAGACGACGAAGTACATCCGCGACCTCTCCACGGGCAACAAAAACAAGGCGGGCCTCGTCGCGGCCCTCCTGCCGGAGCCGGACCTGTTGATCTTCGACGAGCCGTTCGCGAGCCTCGATCCCCGCTCGCAGATCCAGCTCAAGGAGCTTCTGCAAGAGCGACAGGACGACGCGACGATGCTTATTTCCAGCCACGACCTCGGCCACGTGACCGACGTGAGCGACCGGATCGCCCTCCTGGAGGCGGGCCAGATCGTGCGCGACGAGCCGACCGATCCGGACACGCTGGAGGACCTGACGACCTACTTTGCGGAGGCGATTCGCCCGAAGGAGCAAGAACCGGCGTAG